One part of the Leptolyngbya sp. FACHB-261 genome encodes these proteins:
- a CDS encoding AMIN domain-containing protein, giving the protein MLEKWQSHLSWLVLLLGTSINAHQALAAELEGWRFDPATAQLEITTAGSTTPQYFVLSSPLRIVLDLPDTQLGAVSTQQQSYEQGAVRQVRVAQFQPGVARIVLELSSDAVLQPRQVQLQQSAENRWLLKPLLTANGGSAAESAAAVSPRPIATPSSSPSATPPASSPSRGSSLLGGSVSMFPLERLNASPSLNSSSINPSPVPAAPVVSPPSATTAPASGSPRAMAREMVSVPPLSSIPNSSPSPSSPPVATPNQQGGPTNRPLQSERPSQMASQPASPSPLATGLNTSAAANPHLASTSRRTLRVRYAGAETLSIASGDTRPGSVQLAEPLLDQNGAVLAPQGTVLNGEFRPDQDGIRFVSQSYTINGKNVQLVAQSELLARVQNPQHNNNAGASGTGATGASSTYLAAPYINLVQPNQILDLKPVQAP; this is encoded by the coding sequence ATGCTGGAAAAGTGGCAGTCTCATTTAAGTTGGCTTGTCCTACTGCTGGGCACAAGTATAAATGCTCATCAAGCTCTAGCAGCTGAGTTGGAGGGCTGGCGGTTTGACCCAGCTACCGCACAGCTTGAAATCACGACTGCGGGCAGCACAACGCCTCAATACTTTGTTTTGAGTAGCCCCTTGCGGATCGTGCTAGACCTACCAGACACACAGTTAGGGGCAGTTTCTACTCAGCAACAGTCCTATGAACAAGGGGCTGTGCGTCAAGTTCGGGTAGCTCAATTTCAACCTGGGGTTGCTCGGATCGTTCTAGAGCTGAGTTCAGATGCAGTTTTACAGCCAAGGCAGGTTCAGTTACAGCAATCAGCCGAGAACCGGTGGCTCCTGAAACCTTTACTCACTGCGAATGGTGGGAGCGCAGCTGAATCTGCAGCAGCTGTTTCACCCCGTCCGATTGCTACTCCTTCCTCCTCTCCATCCGCCACCCCACCGGCCAGTTCGCCCTCTCGTGGCAGCAGTTTGCTTGGAGGGTCAGTTTCCATGTTTCCTCTAGAACGTCTCAACGCATCTCCATCGCTCAATTCCTCATCTATAAATCCCTCACCTGTCCCGGCAGCTCCGGTAGTTTCTCCTCCCTCAGCTACAACTGCTCCGGCATCAGGTTCTCCCAGAGCAATGGCCAGAGAAATGGTTAGCGTGCCGCCGCTCAGTTCAATCCCGAACAGTTCGCCTTCTCCTTCCTCGCCTCCAGTGGCAACCCCTAATCAACAGGGTGGGCCAACCAATCGTCCTCTCCAATCTGAACGGCCATCCCAAATGGCCTCCCAGCCTGCGTCTCCGTCTCCCCTTGCCACAGGACTGAACACGTCTGCAGCTGCCAATCCTCATTTGGCATCAACATCACGAAGGACCTTAAGAGTTCGCTACGCCGGAGCAGAAACACTTTCAATTGCCTCAGGGGACACCCGCCCTGGATCCGTACAGCTGGCCGAACCCTTGCTGGATCAAAACGGGGCTGTCCTTGCACCTCAGGGCACAGTTCTCAACGGGGAGTTCCGGCCTGATCAAGATGGCATTCGCTTCGTTTCTCAGAGCTACACGATTAATGGGAAAAATGTACAACTCGTTGCTCAATCTGAGCTTCTGGCACGAGTGCAAAATCCTCAACACAACAACAATGCGGGAGCGTCAGGAACTGGGGCTACTGGAGCCAGCTCAACCTACCTCGCTGCACCCTATATCAACCTAGTTCAACCAAATCAAATTCTTGATTTAAAACCAGTACAGGCTCCTTAG
- a CDS encoding GAF domain-containing sensor histidine kinase has product MDLEGMLAEFYQSQELQGPTQSRVYHVSQMYPAHSPSDLTRTICCIADQIVESYPGSELIAEEKTQQATLKAALAQALLDLARADKMPDQLAAADALLAVLPQPVTSVPNEQARKIAARETLLGHLIAQIRRSLDLGTIWEQSARAIAEAFNADFCGILLRQEDGSLRMVHRYAAEGVCSPTELDISVHPFHQLFPEVAQQAAPTHVLRSCDLTRTSSPALTRQVLLDMGIRAEMTAPIQVEGKTWGRLIVGQLAVRLWSDDEAELIQAVADHLAMAIAQAELYQQLRVRNADLDQRVHERTHALEQALRYEQLQARLGNAIRSSLDEAKILQIAVQELGATLGADACHAGLLTSAQARGSENHNTENRSKLDQITVQYEYLNPTLRKKADRKRVSYLGQVLKPGDWPQNAWKHIVQGLPYVSVGTAWGALSPSVANKGRIVKAIHNSTATIVYPIQDDQGLIGILSVLEESRERPFQESEVQLVGRIAAQCAIAIRQARLYQQSCAQVEALTHLNYLKDDFLGNVSHELRTPLSSMRLAIQMLSHQVSPDRFNTYLKILETECQREIELVEDLLDLQRLETGRQALCPYALDLNEQLPRWLSLFHASSERRHQTFTLNLQPNPLPLLTTEVSSLKRIVVELLDNACKYTPDGNHIWLDVQGNQQEFVLKIGNLGVQIPSEELPHIFEKFRRAAGQNRWATSGTGLGLALVQQLVKRIQGSIEVSSDENQTLFTLRLPQLKSDPAKFDPEML; this is encoded by the coding sequence ATGGATCTCGAAGGCATGCTAGCCGAGTTTTATCAGTCCCAGGAACTGCAGGGACCTACCCAGTCCCGCGTCTATCATGTTTCCCAGATGTATCCAGCCCACAGTCCCAGTGATCTCACCCGGACCATTTGCTGCATTGCTGACCAAATCGTGGAGAGCTATCCAGGTTCGGAACTGATCGCTGAAGAGAAGACGCAACAGGCTACTCTCAAAGCGGCCTTAGCTCAAGCCCTACTTGATTTGGCTCGCGCCGATAAAATGCCAGACCAATTGGCAGCTGCAGATGCTTTGTTAGCGGTCCTGCCTCAACCTGTCACATCAGTTCCTAACGAGCAGGCGCGAAAAATTGCCGCTCGCGAGACACTGTTGGGCCATCTGATTGCCCAGATTCGTCGCAGTCTGGACCTAGGCACTATCTGGGAGCAGAGTGCTCGTGCAATTGCTGAGGCTTTCAATGCAGATTTTTGTGGCATTTTACTCCGCCAGGAAGACGGTAGTCTGCGGATGGTGCATCGCTACGCTGCTGAGGGAGTGTGCAGTCCTACTGAGTTAGATATCAGTGTGCATCCCTTTCATCAACTCTTTCCAGAGGTTGCTCAACAAGCTGCGCCTACCCACGTTTTGCGTAGCTGTGATCTCACCCGTACCAGTAGCCCTGCCCTAACTCGCCAAGTCCTCCTAGATATGGGAATTCGGGCTGAGATGACCGCTCCGATCCAGGTTGAGGGCAAAACTTGGGGGCGATTAATCGTAGGGCAGCTTGCTGTCCGTTTGTGGAGCGATGACGAAGCAGAATTAATTCAAGCCGTTGCTGATCATCTAGCCATGGCTATTGCTCAAGCTGAGCTTTATCAGCAGCTCAGGGTACGCAATGCAGATCTAGATCAGCGAGTGCATGAACGCACCCACGCTCTAGAGCAAGCTCTGCGTTACGAGCAATTGCAAGCGCGGCTGGGCAACGCGATTCGCAGCAGCTTGGATGAAGCCAAAATTTTGCAGATTGCAGTTCAAGAACTGGGTGCAACTCTAGGTGCTGATGCCTGTCATGCTGGATTGCTGACCTCCGCTCAGGCAAGGGGCTCAGAGAACCACAATACAGAGAACCGCAGTAAGTTGGACCAAATTACAGTCCAATATGAATATCTAAACCCGACTTTACGCAAGAAAGCCGACCGGAAGCGAGTTTCTTATTTAGGCCAAGTGCTTAAGCCGGGAGACTGGCCCCAAAATGCTTGGAAACATATTGTGCAGGGGCTACCGTATGTGAGTGTTGGTACCGCTTGGGGAGCGTTGTCACCGTCTGTCGCAAACAAGGGCCGAATCGTTAAGGCAATTCATAATTCCACAGCCACAATCGTTTACCCCATTCAAGATGATCAGGGGCTAATAGGGATTCTGAGCGTACTTGAGGAGAGTCGAGAACGACCCTTCCAGGAATCGGAAGTGCAACTGGTTGGCCGTATCGCTGCCCAATGTGCGATTGCTATTCGTCAAGCCCGTTTGTATCAGCAGTCCTGTGCTCAGGTAGAGGCTCTCACCCATCTGAACTATCTCAAAGATGACTTCTTAGGAAATGTCAGTCACGAACTCAGGACCCCGCTGTCAAGTATGCGTTTGGCAATTCAGATGCTGAGCCATCAAGTATCGCCTGATCGCTTCAATACCTACCTGAAGATTCTGGAGACTGAGTGTCAACGGGAGATTGAACTTGTTGAAGATTTACTAGATCTGCAACGTTTGGAAACAGGGAGACAGGCACTCTGCCCCTATGCCCTAGATCTCAACGAGCAACTACCTCGCTGGCTATCGCTATTTCATGCAAGCAGTGAACGTCGCCACCAAACTTTCACACTGAACTTGCAGCCTAACCCCTTACCTTTGCTAACTACTGAGGTTAGTAGCCTAAAGCGCATTGTGGTGGAGCTGTTAGACAATGCTTGCAAGTACACACCCGATGGTAATCACATCTGGCTAGATGTGCAGGGCAACCAGCAGGAGTTTGTTCTCAAAATCGGCAATCTTGGCGTACAAATTCCCTCGGAAGAATTACCTCACATCTTTGAAAAATTTCGCCGTGCTGCAGGTCAAAACCGTTGGGCGACTTCTGGTACTGGGTTAGGGCTAGCCTTGGTACAGCAGTTGGTAAAACGAATTCAAGGCTCGATCGAAGTCAGTAGCGATGAGAATCAAACTCTGTTTACCCTCCGTCTACCTCAGTTGAAATCTGATCCGGCCAAGTTCGACCCTGAAATGCTCTAA
- a CDS encoding putative PEP-binding protein yields the protein MGYLSWLNQLQPDDLPEVGSKAFNLSQLQQAGYPVPNGFIIGASAYREAIQTIGWPEPLQASQAIELGRPLQEAAHQIRRSIQINLSLPQPLITTLQESIAQLQTSDLILRPGLGNNVCLPLGLLPAQYALVPFRATIEQSQDSQFETKLRQLWASLFSARSLFYWQQRGIKVADLAMTVLVQPVLPALATGWCHWKVKSEAETSQLLKVWAIRGQGIAASRGEAIPVYHQFDPRRRTVDWRPGLQFRYYEFSPEQRPGVAAIRPVEAILKPLTLEVLEDLQFWSQKVSAQLKLALDNTLHLEWVLTLDNTIVLLQANGEMFENDENEQIKLQVGFPLSSNILGSSLTGVGVVKGQVQGQARVLKQELLQPQPGEILVTTAVTPDWLPVISQCAGLVVEDAGLASHAAILARELGIPTVVGVHSATDLIQDGELLMLDGNAGTVSRLNNAGLAHNLHSSSHNGQGILPPDTTTAVTTALTTVTAMPVTGTRLLLSLSQSHLAAQMAALPSEGVGLLRSELLILQALEHKHPYAWLQSARQPELVARLVAGIQPFLAAFAPRPVFYRSLDLRSCELRQLVGGADYEMLELNPALGWRGVVRYQDDPALFKLELQALRQLQQSGYHHLRLLLPFVRTVKEFKFARDLVRELGLFETPGFELWIMAEVPAVIFALPDFVQAGVQGITVGTNDLTQLLLGIDRDQPRLAQRFDSTNPAVVAAVQQLIKQARQLKLPCHICGDPFLHSPELLDDLVRWGITAICVEPANLEQGRWSLAQAEQRLLIEAARRQ from the coding sequence GTGGGTTATTTGTCCTGGCTCAACCAACTTCAGCCTGACGACTTGCCAGAAGTTGGTAGCAAGGCGTTTAATCTGAGTCAGCTTCAACAAGCGGGATATCCAGTTCCTAACGGTTTCATCATTGGGGCTTCAGCTTATCGGGAAGCAATTCAGACTATTGGCTGGCCAGAGCCCTTACAAGCAAGTCAAGCAATTGAATTAGGGCGTCCTCTACAGGAGGCTGCCCACCAAATACGCCGCTCCATCCAAATAAACTTAAGCCTTCCACAGCCGCTAATTACTACCCTCCAAGAGAGCATTGCCCAACTCCAAACTTCAGATCTAATCCTGCGTCCAGGTCTAGGCAACAATGTCTGCTTGCCCTTAGGTTTATTGCCTGCTCAATATGCTTTAGTTCCATTCAGGGCGACGATAGAACAATCCCAAGACAGCCAATTCGAGACCAAATTACGGCAACTCTGGGCTTCGTTGTTCAGTGCTCGCAGTTTGTTCTACTGGCAACAACGCGGAATCAAAGTTGCTGACCTGGCGATGACGGTGTTAGTGCAGCCTGTCCTTCCAGCTTTAGCAACCGGTTGGTGTCACTGGAAAGTTAAATCCGAAGCTGAAACTTCTCAACTCTTGAAGGTATGGGCAATCCGTGGCCAAGGTATTGCGGCTAGCCGAGGTGAGGCAATCCCGGTCTACCACCAGTTTGATCCTAGACGTAGAACTGTAGATTGGCGGCCAGGGTTACAGTTCCGCTACTACGAATTCTCTCCAGAGCAACGACCTGGTGTAGCGGCCATACGACCTGTAGAGGCAATCTTGAAACCCCTGACTCTAGAGGTTCTTGAAGACCTACAGTTCTGGAGCCAAAAAGTGTCCGCCCAGCTCAAGCTTGCTTTAGACAACACCTTGCACTTGGAATGGGTATTAACTCTAGACAACACTATCGTTCTGCTTCAGGCCAATGGCGAGATGTTCGAAAATGACGAGAACGAGCAGATCAAGCTCCAGGTTGGCTTTCCTTTATCCTCTAACATTCTCGGTTCTAGCTTGACTGGTGTGGGTGTAGTTAAGGGCCAAGTGCAGGGACAAGCCAGAGTTCTAAAACAGGAACTCCTACAACCGCAACCGGGTGAAATTCTGGTAACTACTGCTGTTACTCCAGACTGGTTGCCAGTGATTAGCCAGTGTGCGGGTCTAGTGGTTGAGGACGCAGGTCTTGCTAGTCACGCTGCAATCCTGGCTCGGGAGCTGGGCATTCCAACCGTCGTCGGTGTTCACTCAGCCACAGACCTAATTCAGGATGGAGAATTACTCATGCTGGATGGTAATGCTGGCACAGTAAGCCGCTTAAACAATGCTGGTTTGGCTCATAACCTTCATAGCAGCAGTCATAACGGACAGGGGATCTTGCCCCCCGATACAACAACAGCTGTGACAACGGCTCTAACAACGGTTACGGCAATGCCGGTAACAGGTACTCGCTTGCTGCTTAGCTTAAGTCAAAGCCATTTAGCCGCTCAGATGGCCGCTTTACCCTCGGAGGGGGTGGGCCTGCTGCGCTCAGAATTGCTGATATTGCAGGCATTAGAGCATAAGCATCCGTACGCATGGTTGCAATCAGCCCGGCAGCCAGAACTAGTAGCGCGGCTAGTGGCTGGCATACAACCTTTTCTGGCAGCTTTTGCACCCCGGCCCGTGTTCTACCGTTCACTCGATCTGCGCTCCTGCGAATTGCGACAGTTGGTAGGAGGTGCTGACTACGAAATGCTAGAACTCAACCCAGCATTAGGCTGGCGAGGAGTCGTCCGATACCAGGACGACCCAGCTCTATTCAAGCTGGAATTGCAAGCCCTGCGACAGCTGCAACAGTCAGGCTACCACCACCTACGGCTGCTCTTACCGTTTGTGCGCACCGTCAAAGAATTTAAGTTTGCCCGGGATTTGGTGCGAGAGCTGGGACTGTTCGAAACCCCAGGGTTCGAGCTGTGGATCATGGCTGAGGTTCCTGCTGTGATCTTTGCCTTGCCAGACTTTGTACAAGCTGGCGTTCAAGGAATCACCGTTGGCACAAATGATCTGACCCAATTGCTATTGGGCATTGATCGAGATCAGCCCCGTCTAGCTCAACGCTTCGATAGTACTAATCCAGCGGTAGTGGCTGCGGTGCAACAACTGATAAAACAAGCCCGGCAATTGAAGCTCCCCTGTCATATTTGTGGGGATCCGTTTCTCCACTCACCTGAATTGTTGGATGATTTGGTCCGCTGGGGTATCACTGCAATTTGCGTGGAGCCTGCGAATTTAGAGCAGGGACGCTGGTCTCTAGCTCAAGCAGAACAACGGCTCCTGATAGAGGCGGCCCGGCGGCAATAA
- a CDS encoding ComF family protein, giving the protein MKKYLHQLWQGCLGTVLQPECSLCQRPATATGWCSNCLTALQHCRFSTVDQMQVVEPPPAGLAEGMVLDSLSVFAWGHYGGALKRSLTTLKYQQKPHLALALGFWLGQSWHSQLLLEQPLRSRAPIVVPIPLSQEKLKLRGFNQAERLAQGFCRWTGLRLHPQALQRVRNTEAQFRLSAAERAANLSRAFAVGNVSPGTAVLLLDDIYTTGATVWAAVEAFAQRGIPTVGVVVMARPTSAPSYTNAKPNATMS; this is encoded by the coding sequence ATGAAAAAATACTTACACCAACTCTGGCAGGGTTGCCTGGGAACAGTTCTGCAACCTGAGTGCTCGCTCTGTCAACGCCCAGCAACAGCAACAGGCTGGTGTAGTAACTGTCTGACTGCCCTACAGCATTGTCGCTTCTCAACCGTGGACCAGATGCAGGTTGTAGAGCCACCTCCAGCAGGTCTAGCAGAAGGCATGGTACTCGACTCATTGTCGGTTTTCGCCTGGGGACATTATGGTGGAGCCCTTAAACGTAGCCTCACTACTTTGAAGTACCAACAGAAGCCCCATCTAGCCCTAGCCTTGGGCTTCTGGTTAGGTCAAAGCTGGCACAGTCAGTTGCTATTAGAACAGCCGTTGCGGTCACGCGCACCGATTGTTGTTCCCATTCCTCTAAGCCAAGAGAAGCTCAAACTACGCGGTTTTAACCAAGCTGAGCGACTGGCTCAAGGCTTCTGCCGCTGGACAGGTTTACGTTTGCACCCTCAAGCGCTGCAACGGGTCCGGAATACAGAGGCCCAATTTCGTCTTTCTGCGGCTGAACGGGCGGCTAACCTATCCCGTGCCTTTGCAGTCGGCAACGTTAGCCCTGGAACAGCCGTACTGCTACTGGACGACATCTACACCACTGGTGCAACAGTATGGGCTGCGGTCGAGGCCTTTGCGCAACGAGGCATACCAACGGTTGGAGTGGTTGTCATGGCCCGCCCAACATCAGCGCCTTCTTACACCAACGCAAAGCCTAATGCGACCATGAGCTAG
- a CDS encoding sodium:proton antiporter, producing the protein MDGSFVLTLLIVITVVAGISAQVLADFCRVPSIVFLLLFGVLLGPDGFDVVHPQLLGLGLEVVVSLSVALILFEGGLNLQLRELGWVSGSLQNLVTIGTLITLLGGGAAAHWLGEFPWPVAFLYASLVVVTGPTVINPILKQIGVGRRVKTLLEGEGVLIDPVGAILAVVVLDIVLNGDAEPRSIITGLGLRLGIGAGIGAIGGWLLAQILKYAKFLSDELKNLVVLAGLWGLFGLAQTLQSESGLMTAVAAGMAVQAAAVPEERLLRRFKGQLTTLAISILFILLAADLSIDSVFALGWGGVLTVLSLMLLVRPLNIWICTWDSGLNWRQKAFMAWVAPRGIVSASVSSVFSILLTERGINGGDAIKALVFLTIAMTVVLQGLTAKWVARWLRLDVSEARGAVIVGSHALGRLVAHLFQDRGESVVLLDTNPEYCRQAQAENLRVILSSGLDVAALEKAGLASVGTFVAITSNAEVNLMVAERAAEEFRPPRVLAAYPREETISKGASTTSEIAQAFLPQVHVKAWNQYLSTGEARLGETILREAEFENQQADLQAMTAAGELLPLLLLRSGNLQIVPADLAWEPSDRLIYLLHVPRLELVSSLQNPVVNGIEAVSGLPLGVPLPERVTKAP; encoded by the coding sequence ATGGATGGCTCCTTTGTGCTCACCCTACTGATTGTCATCACAGTTGTGGCTGGCATCAGTGCGCAGGTTCTGGCAGATTTTTGTCGGGTGCCTAGCATTGTCTTTTTGTTGCTGTTCGGAGTTCTGCTGGGTCCCGACGGCTTCGATGTGGTGCATCCACAGTTGCTGGGTCTGGGTTTAGAGGTCGTAGTCTCTCTATCCGTAGCTCTGATTCTGTTTGAGGGTGGGCTTAACCTGCAACTACGCGAGCTGGGCTGGGTGTCAGGTAGCCTGCAAAATTTGGTCACGATTGGCACCTTAATCACCTTGCTCGGTGGGGGTGCGGCTGCCCATTGGCTCGGTGAATTTCCCTGGCCTGTGGCGTTTCTCTATGCATCTTTGGTAGTTGTCACAGGACCAACCGTCATCAATCCAATCCTTAAGCAGATTGGGGTAGGCCGACGGGTAAAAACGCTGCTGGAAGGTGAGGGCGTCCTGATTGATCCGGTCGGTGCAATCCTAGCGGTTGTCGTCTTAGACATTGTCCTCAATGGCGATGCTGAGCCACGGTCTATCATTACCGGACTGGGGCTGCGTCTAGGGATTGGTGCGGGAATTGGTGCGATCGGAGGGTGGCTGCTAGCGCAAATTCTCAAGTACGCCAAATTTCTCTCCGACGAACTGAAGAACTTGGTAGTTCTAGCTGGATTGTGGGGATTGTTTGGGCTGGCCCAGACGCTACAGAGCGAGTCTGGTCTGATGACAGCGGTGGCTGCGGGTATGGCCGTACAGGCAGCAGCAGTACCGGAGGAGCGCCTACTGCGGCGCTTCAAGGGTCAGTTAACGACTCTGGCAATTTCGATTCTATTTATCCTGCTAGCTGCTGATCTATCAATTGATAGCGTTTTCGCTTTGGGCTGGGGTGGGGTTCTGACGGTGTTGAGCTTAATGCTGCTAGTCCGACCCCTAAACATTTGGATTTGTACTTGGGACAGTGGCTTGAACTGGCGGCAGAAGGCTTTTATGGCTTGGGTGGCACCGCGAGGGATTGTGTCAGCTTCTGTCTCCTCAGTGTTCTCGATTTTGTTAACTGAGCGTGGCATCAATGGTGGAGATGCTATCAAAGCTCTGGTCTTTCTCACCATTGCCATGACCGTAGTTCTCCAAGGCTTGACAGCGAAGTGGGTGGCGAGGTGGCTACGTCTTGATGTCAGTGAAGCGCGGGGAGCAGTCATTGTTGGCAGTCATGCCTTGGGGCGGCTGGTAGCCCATCTATTTCAGGACCGAGGCGAGTCAGTCGTGCTACTAGACACCAATCCCGAGTACTGCCGTCAGGCTCAAGCTGAGAACCTGCGCGTGATTCTCAGCAGTGGTTTAGATGTTGCAGCTCTGGAGAAGGCAGGCTTAGCTTCAGTGGGAACCTTTGTAGCGATCACAAGCAACGCGGAAGTCAATCTGATGGTTGCTGAGCGAGCCGCAGAAGAGTTCCGACCGCCTCGGGTACTGGCTGCTTACCCCCGTGAGGAGACAATCTCGAAAGGTGCTTCAACCACTTCTGAGATTGCTCAGGCCTTTTTGCCTCAGGTACATGTCAAAGCCTGGAACCAATACCTCAGCACAGGCGAAGCTCGCTTGGGGGAGACCATTCTGCGTGAAGCTGAATTTGAAAACCAGCAGGCAGATTTACAAGCTATGACAGCAGCAGGTGAACTTTTGCCCCTACTCCTGCTACGGTCTGGAAACCTACAAATCGTGCCTGCAGACTTAGCTTGGGAACCGAGCGACCGGCTAATTTATTTGCTGCATGTCCCCCGTTTGGAACTGGTAAGCAGCCTGCAGAACCCAGTGGTCAACGGCATAGAAGCGGTATCAGGTTTACCCCTGGGAGTGCCTCTCCCAGAAAGGGTGACCAAAGCGCCCTAG
- a CDS encoding MGH1-like glycoside hydrolase domain-containing protein yields MRFSRQLLAEIVRQGFDSVDRGIFLVFHRESELTYIAISPDRILYPYEWNHDTALVVKYQADVIRALAERNYPVPRSFLLSRLRVLCQIFETHMWAMHSDGMLPHIVFFQDLPDEWVTYFPGPDYWHPAQSRIGIRTSSINQPPHHGETLCALDRAHRALHDGERTLAFSQWLNQRLLEVVQALGYFHRAPGKRYNGLFVQTHPWANGWDNSPPVLRLLEERITPDLWDETAEEQRKDVTVLRTEEGGYNVLAGRANPRVRPEPPFYNQAMGIVRQMQRVDTLYNRARLGEVSREEVMSQLKAWPTFSLNSESITDNVWSYLSQRDHEGYLPETSWQLLQANLREFGYPIWVVDPQATGILQRSQRQALEIAKALHNLEMVDRLNQYVTETQKNAMHIWTRGDGHQPWLAFDWHQQNFLEGLTPQVLGPLYGQFITGLEAVDRLIDILDGPLFQHGEQICFESLILSADPADPLYDPLRYWRGPKGWVFQQQQLYQIVRDFIAQPPRGLEAWKLQRLKEAFESMRVDLLRVAQCYGAPENIFSLPGLEIPNTFYSAREYIPEDAPGLTRQGGCPAMDIDRRPSFLPQAVFNQLVAVECY; encoded by the coding sequence ATGAGATTTAGCCGTCAACTGCTCGCCGAAATTGTTCGTCAAGGTTTTGATTCTGTTGATCGTGGTATTTTCCTTGTCTTTCATCGCGAAAGTGAACTCACTTACATTGCGATATCACCCGATCGGATTTTGTATCCCTACGAGTGGAACCACGATACAGCCTTGGTGGTGAAATACCAGGCAGACGTCATCCGGGCTTTAGCAGAACGCAATTACCCAGTCCCTCGTTCTTTTCTGCTGTCGCGCTTGCGCGTGCTCTGTCAGATTTTCGAAACTCATATGTGGGCGATGCACAGTGATGGTATGCTGCCCCACATTGTATTTTTTCAGGATTTGCCTGATGAGTGGGTCACCTACTTTCCAGGGCCTGACTACTGGCACCCTGCTCAGTCCCGCATTGGCATCCGCACTAGTTCCATCAATCAGCCGCCCCATCACGGTGAAACTTTGTGTGCATTGGATCGCGCTCACCGGGCTCTACATGATGGTGAACGCACTCTGGCCTTTAGCCAATGGCTCAACCAACGCCTGCTAGAAGTTGTGCAGGCCTTGGGTTATTTCCACCGCGCTCCAGGCAAACGCTACAACGGCCTATTTGTGCAGACCCATCCTTGGGCTAATGGTTGGGACAACTCGCCACCGGTTCTGCGTCTACTGGAAGAGCGAATCACCCCCGATCTTTGGGATGAGACAGCAGAGGAGCAGCGTAAAGATGTAACAGTTCTGCGCACTGAAGAGGGCGGCTATAACGTCTTGGCTGGACGAGCTAATCCTCGTGTCCGGCCTGAGCCGCCTTTCTACAACCAGGCCATGGGCATCGTACGCCAAATGCAACGGGTGGATACGCTCTACAACCGAGCCCGTTTAGGGGAAGTGAGCCGTGAAGAGGTGATGAGCCAGCTTAAGGCTTGGCCAACCTTCAGCCTCAACAGCGAGAGTATCACTGATAATGTTTGGTCCTACTTGTCGCAACGGGACCATGAGGGCTATCTCCCCGAGACATCTTGGCAGTTACTTCAGGCCAACCTGCGAGAGTTCGGTTATCCCATTTGGGTTGTGGATCCTCAGGCGACGGGGATTCTGCAGCGTAGCCAACGGCAGGCTTTAGAAATTGCCAAGGCGCTTCACAACCTGGAGATGGTTGATCGGCTCAACCAGTACGTCACTGAAACCCAGAAAAATGCAATGCATATCTGGACCCGCGGCGATGGTCATCAGCCTTGGCTTGCATTCGACTGGCATCAGCAGAATTTCTTAGAAGGCTTAACGCCTCAGGTACTTGGCCCCCTGTACGGACAATTCATTACTGGCTTAGAGGCAGTTGATCGCCTGATCGACATCCTAGACGGACCTCTGTTCCAGCATGGAGAGCAAATTTGCTTTGAATCGCTAATTTTGAGTGCCGATCCAGCTGATCCCCTCTACGACCCTTTACGCTACTGGCGGGGCCCTAAAGGTTGGGTGTTTCAGCAGCAGCAGCTCTACCAGATCGTGCGAGACTTTATTGCTCAGCCTCCACGCGGGTTAGAAGCTTGGAAACTGCAACGGCTGAAAGAAGCCTTTGAGAGCATGCGGGTTGACTTGCTGCGAGTAGCTCAGTGCTACGGTGCTCCAGAAAATATCTTCTCGCTGCCCGGCCTAGAGATTCCCAACACGTTCTACAGTGCTCGTGAATATATTCCTGAAGATGCGCCTGGCCTCACTCGCCAAGGAGGCTGCCCAGCAATGGATATAGACCGCCGTCCGTCTTTCCTACCCCAAGCTGTTTTCAATCAGTTAGTAGCCGTGGAGTGTTACTAG
- a CDS encoding biopolymer transporter — MFTPPPEIGGAGINSQAPDESPSYSANGQYLAFASDRNASRDVFLYDVSNRRMLPLADLNRLDSSQDQPSISATARYIAYVTDERGRSDIWVYDRQQRTLDNLTLYLTGSVRHPTISADGRYVAFESNRLGQWHIELVDRGPDIELDQLPAPSTSP; from the coding sequence GTGTTCACGCCGCCGCCTGAAATCGGGGGTGCTGGCATTAATAGCCAAGCTCCAGATGAGTCCCCGTCTTACAGTGCCAATGGCCAATATTTAGCTTTTGCCTCTGACCGTAATGCCAGCCGCGATGTGTTTCTCTACGACGTAAGCAATCGCCGGATGCTGCCTCTGGCTGACCTCAATCGTTTGGATTCCTCGCAGGACCAACCAAGCATTAGTGCTACTGCTCGCTATATTGCTTACGTCACTGATGAGCGAGGCCGTTCTGATATTTGGGTCTACGACCGACAGCAGCGCACACTGGACAACTTAACTCTTTACTTAACTGGTTCAGTTCGCCATCCCACTATCAGTGCTGATGGGCGCTATGTCGCTTTCGAATCCAACCGATTGGGGCAATGGCACATCGAACTCGTGGACCGGGGCCCTGATATTGAACTGGATCAGCTACCAGCTCCAAGCACTTCACCATAA